The following are from one region of the Aequoribacter fuscus genome:
- the purN gene encoding phosphoribosylglycinamide formyltransferase, translated as MRLAFFISGRGSNMEVILDAIDQGHIPATAHLVISNKADALGLATARERGIPSIFCDHRDYESREAYDHVLVRHLQDHQIDAVILAGFMRILSPVLIREFEGKMLNIHPSLLPKYPGLHTHQRALDAGDTEAGATVHFVIEELDAGAAVLQARVPIKESDDAARLSERVLQMEHIIYPLAVKWLAEGRIHWQGGAAYLDHEPIPEHGVQFSM; from the coding sequence GTGAGGCTCGCATTTTTCATATCAGGTCGTGGCAGCAATATGGAAGTCATCCTGGATGCCATCGACCAGGGACATATTCCGGCCACTGCACACTTGGTCATCTCGAACAAAGCCGACGCTCTTGGACTTGCTACAGCACGCGAGCGCGGTATCCCAAGCATTTTTTGCGACCACCGCGATTATGAGTCTCGCGAAGCGTACGATCATGTTCTGGTCCGCCACCTGCAGGACCATCAGATCGACGCCGTGATTCTCGCTGGTTTTATGCGCATTCTATCCCCGGTTCTAATCCGAGAATTTGAAGGGAAAATGCTCAACATTCATCCATCGCTATTGCCCAAATACCCCGGACTGCACACGCATCAAAGAGCTCTGGACGCAGGCGACACTGAGGCCGGAGCCACCGTTCACTTTGTGATTGAGGAACTTGATGCAGGTGCTGCGGTCTTACAAGCAAGGGTCCCAATAAAGGAAAGCGACGATGCAGCGAGACTCAGCGAGCGCGTTTTACAGATGGAGCACATTATTTACCCGCTGGCCGTCAAATGGTTAGCAGAGGGGCGCATTCATTGGCAGGGCGGAGCAGCTTACCTTGATCACGAACCTATTCCTGAGCACGGCGTACAGTTTTCAATGTAA
- a CDS encoding DUF3108 domain-containing protein — MDLERSLKLTEKGDYLLTNQAKILLAGFIETSVFEQHDGTIQAKRYVYQGTGLISQKRELLFDPELNSIKSYDKGAWHDLDLTPMTYDRVSQLEQLRLSLIQGADPKMGFAVEIADRKKIKHYKLDFVGEEIIETDLGPIPTIRFQRGAEDDERESNIWLAPAWDFLMVKTTHVEDGTLIAATVSKAYLDGQALSITPEEE; from the coding sequence ATGGACCTTGAGCGCTCGCTGAAGCTAACCGAAAAAGGCGATTACCTGCTGACTAATCAAGCCAAGATTTTACTGGCGGGTTTTATCGAAACCAGCGTCTTCGAGCAGCACGACGGCACGATTCAAGCAAAGCGTTATGTATACCAGGGAACCGGCTTGATAAGCCAAAAGCGTGAGCTCCTATTTGACCCTGAACTGAACAGTATCAAAAGTTACGATAAGGGGGCATGGCATGATCTGGACCTTACGCCGATGACCTACGACCGCGTCAGTCAACTGGAACAGCTGCGGTTATCCCTCATCCAGGGAGCCGATCCCAAAATGGGGTTTGCCGTGGAAATAGCGGATCGTAAAAAAATCAAACACTACAAGCTAGACTTCGTGGGCGAGGAGATCATTGAAACTGATCTGGGTCCGATCCCTACAATTCGATTTCAGCGAGGAGCCGAGGACGATGAGCGAGAGTCAAACATCTGGCTCGCCCCTGCCTGGGATTTTTTAATGGTAAAAACGACCCACGTTGAAGACGGCACACTGATTGCGGCCACCGTTAGCAAAGCGTATCTCGATGGCCAAGCGTTATCGATCACGCCCGAGGAAGAGTAA
- the dcd gene encoding dCTP deaminase — protein MSIKSDRWIKEMATQHGMIEPFEPGQVRQDAAGDKIVSYGTSSYGYDVRCSREFKVFTNIHSATVDPKAFDESSFVDVESDVCIIPPNSFALARTVEYFRIPRNVLTVCLGKSTYARCGIIVNVTPLEPEWEGHVTLEFSNTTTLPAKIYANEGVAQMLFFESDEVCEVSYKDRGGKYQGQRGVTLPRA, from the coding sequence ATGAGCATTAAATCTGACCGCTGGATTAAAGAAATGGCGACTCAGCACGGCATGATTGAACCCTTCGAGCCGGGCCAGGTGCGCCAAGATGCGGCAGGCGATAAAATCGTGTCTTACGGCACCTCAAGCTATGGCTACGATGTGCGTTGTTCACGTGAATTCAAAGTGTTTACCAATATTCACTCAGCGACTGTTGACCCGAAAGCCTTTGATGAAAGCTCATTTGTGGATGTTGAATCAGATGTCTGTATCATCCCGCCCAATTCGTTCGCTTTGGCGCGCACCGTTGAGTATTTTCGGATCCCACGCAATGTGCTCACGGTATGTCTCGGGAAATCGACCTACGCGCGCTGCGGTATTATTGTGAACGTAACGCCTTTAGAGCCTGAATGGGAGGGGCACGTTACCCTCGAATTCTCGAATACCACCACTTTGCCGGCCAAGATCTACGCAAACGAGGGCGTGGCTCAAATGTTGTTTTTTGAGTCCGATGAGGTGTGCGAAGTAAGCTACAAAGACCGCGGCGGCAAGTACCAAGGGCAGCGTGGGGTTACTCTTCCTCGGGCGTGA
- the apbC gene encoding iron-sulfur cluster carrier protein ApbC: protein MNQIGAIIAVASGKGGVGKSTTAVNLALALQAMGKRVGLLDADIYGPSQAMMLGVAEGTKPETQGRQFLYPVEAYGLKTMSMGYLVTEKTPMVWRGPMAGGALTQMLDQTLWGDLDILIVDMPPGTGDIQLTLSQKAALAGAVIVTTPQDIALLDAKKGIEMFGKVHVPILGLIENMAIHVCSHCGHQEAIFGADGAAQVAEDYGVEVLGSLPLALSIRESSDAGKPIVVAAPDSAEGELYKNCAKNLLTALQAQVKPAAPNVQFSDE from the coding sequence ATGAATCAAATTGGCGCAATCATCGCCGTAGCGTCTGGCAAAGGCGGTGTGGGCAAATCTACTACCGCAGTAAACCTTGCTTTGGCCTTGCAAGCTATGGGAAAGCGGGTTGGCTTGCTAGACGCCGACATCTACGGTCCCAGTCAAGCGATGATGCTCGGTGTTGCCGAGGGCACCAAACCCGAAACTCAAGGACGACAGTTCTTGTATCCAGTGGAGGCCTATGGTCTGAAGACCATGTCGATGGGGTATTTAGTGACCGAGAAAACCCCAATGGTATGGCGGGGACCCATGGCGGGCGGTGCGCTCACTCAAATGCTCGATCAAACGTTGTGGGGAGATTTGGATATTTTGATCGTCGATATGCCCCCAGGCACGGGTGATATCCAGTTGACCTTATCGCAAAAAGCCGCCTTGGCGGGGGCTGTGATTGTCACGACGCCCCAGGATATCGCTTTACTGGATGCGAAAAAAGGCATCGAAATGTTTGGTAAAGTCCATGTGCCCATATTGGGTTTGATCGAAAATATGGCAATTCATGTGTGCAGTCACTGCGGTCATCAAGAGGCCATTTTTGGTGCCGATGGCGCAGCTCAGGTTGCCGAAGATTATGGGGTAGAGGTACTCGGTAGTTTACCCTTGGCGCTTTCTATTCGTGAATCTAGCGACGCAGGCAAGCCTATCGTCGTTGCTGCTCCCGACTCTGCTGAGGGCGAACTGTACAAAAACTGCGCCAAAAACTTGCTGACGGCACTCCAGGCTCAAGTAAAACCCGCTGCCCCAAACGTACAATTCAGTGACGAATAA
- the metG gene encoding methionine--tRNA ligase, giving the protein MSYQQPRRILVTSALPYANGPLHLGHMLEQIQTDIWVRFQQSQGNECYYICADDAHGTAIMLKAQALGITPEQLIEQVREQHERDSRGFLVNFDHFYSTHSDENRYWSERIYGALRDSGQIVKRNIVQAFDPEKGLFLADRFIKGTCPKCKTSDQYGDNCESCGATYTPNDLIDPVSALSGAKPVQKESEHYFLDLAQSSELLTDWINSGRLQSQVANKLREWLDAGLQGWDISRDAPYFGFEIPDAPGKYFYVWLDAPIGYIASFDNFSKQNNLDFESFWFDGKATELYHFIGKDIINFHGLFWPAMLNAAGLRAPSAIYAHGFLTVNGTKMSKSRGTFINASNYLSHLAPEYLRYYFAAKLGPSVDDIDLNLEDFVQRVNSDVVGKIVNIASRCAGFLKKRFDNTLAAEQEAPELLSDLLDARRSIAAHFEGRDYNRAIREVIALADKVNQFIDEKQPWVLAKDEANNAQVHRVCSDGVQAFRILVSYLAPVLPEMATKSENFLNTQLTFSNLESGLLPAGHQLEPFSPLMQRIEMSAVEAMIEAEKAAAATQAPIKDTPKAGLSASDHPPIGEQIDFDTFAKVDLRVADIIAAEEVEGADKLLRLTVSLGDSERTIIAGIKSAYSAAQLVGRQIVVVANLAPRKMRFGTSEGMALAAGPGGSDIFLLAPDSGATAGMQVK; this is encoded by the coding sequence ATGTCCTACCAACAACCGCGCCGCATTCTCGTCACGAGCGCTCTACCCTACGCTAATGGGCCGCTCCATCTCGGCCACATGCTCGAACAAATCCAGACCGACATCTGGGTAAGGTTCCAGCAATCACAGGGGAACGAGTGTTATTACATTTGTGCCGACGACGCCCACGGTACCGCCATTATGCTAAAAGCCCAAGCCTTGGGTATTACACCCGAGCAGCTTATCGAACAAGTGCGTGAACAGCACGAGCGTGACTCACGAGGATTCCTCGTCAATTTTGATCATTTTTATAGCACTCACAGCGACGAAAATCGCTACTGGAGCGAGCGGATCTATGGGGCCTTACGGGATTCGGGCCAGATTGTGAAGCGCAACATTGTGCAAGCCTTCGACCCCGAGAAGGGTCTGTTCTTGGCAGATCGATTTATTAAAGGCACCTGCCCAAAATGCAAGACCAGCGACCAATATGGTGATAATTGTGAAAGCTGCGGCGCCACCTATACCCCCAATGATCTCATAGATCCCGTCTCTGCGCTGTCCGGTGCTAAGCCCGTGCAAAAAGAGTCAGAGCACTACTTTTTGGATTTGGCCCAATCTAGCGAGTTGCTCACAGATTGGATCAACAGCGGTCGCCTGCAGTCCCAGGTCGCGAACAAATTACGCGAGTGGCTCGATGCGGGCCTGCAGGGTTGGGACATCAGCCGCGACGCACCCTACTTCGGCTTCGAGATACCGGACGCTCCCGGCAAATACTTTTATGTCTGGCTGGATGCACCGATTGGTTATATCGCCAGCTTCGACAATTTCAGCAAGCAAAACAACCTAGATTTCGAATCATTTTGGTTTGATGGCAAGGCGACCGAGCTCTACCACTTTATCGGCAAAGACATTATTAACTTTCACGGACTATTCTGGCCCGCCATGTTAAACGCGGCCGGTTTGCGAGCGCCATCAGCGATTTATGCCCACGGATTTCTGACGGTAAACGGCACCAAAATGTCTAAAAGCCGAGGCACTTTCATCAATGCGAGCAATTATTTATCTCATCTGGCTCCCGAGTATTTACGCTATTATTTCGCCGCGAAACTTGGCCCATCGGTAGATGATATCGATCTGAATCTGGAAGACTTTGTGCAGCGAGTCAATTCCGATGTTGTCGGCAAAATCGTGAACATCGCCTCACGTTGCGCGGGCTTTTTGAAGAAACGTTTCGACAATACCCTAGCGGCAGAGCAAGAAGCGCCCGAGCTCTTGTCAGATTTACTGGATGCGCGCCGATCTATCGCCGCTCATTTTGAGGGCCGCGATTACAACCGAGCTATCCGAGAAGTGATTGCGCTCGCCGATAAGGTCAATCAGTTCATCGACGAGAAACAACCCTGGGTACTGGCTAAAGACGAAGCCAATAACGCCCAAGTGCATCGCGTCTGCTCAGATGGCGTGCAGGCCTTCCGAATCCTAGTTTCGTATCTGGCACCAGTCCTCCCAGAAATGGCCACCAAATCGGAAAACTTCTTAAACACCCAATTGACGTTTTCAAATCTAGAGTCTGGTTTATTACCTGCAGGACACCAACTCGAGCCCTTCTCGCCCTTAATGCAACGCATCGAAATGAGCGCGGTAGAGGCCATGATCGAAGCCGAGAAAGCAGCTGCGGCCACGCAAGCACCTATTAAGGACACGCCAAAAGCGGGACTTTCGGCCTCTGATCATCCTCCCATTGGGGAACAAATTGACTTTGACACCTTTGCTAAAGTTGACTTACGCGTGGCAGATATTATCGCTGCCGAGGAAGTCGAGGGTGCCGATAAGCTACTGCGACTGACTGTGTCATTAGGGGACAGTGAACGCACAATCATAGCGGGCATCAAAAGCGCCTACAGTGCAGCTCAACTCGTCGGTCGTCAAATCGTAGTCGTGGCAAACCTAGCGCCTCGAAAAATGCGCTTTGGTACCTCAGAAGGCATGGCTCTGGCCGCAGGTCCGGGTGGCTCAGACATATTTCTGCTGGCACCAGACTCAGGTGCAACGGCGGGGATGCAAGTAAAATAA